Genomic DNA from Wolbachia endosymbiont of Aedes albopictus:
AAGTTGTTTAGCTTTATGGAGGACATGTTCAATAAGTTTTTTGCTTATTCTGTTTGGAAAAAGTTTGCAGCGTTTTTACATTACCAAATGTGGGCAAGCCTCCTTATGATACCAGCAATTTTCATAGGAATTGTTTTATATCTTCTGCTATGTTTATATGCTTACATAATATTTCTCTCTGGCTTTATGGGTATAGCTTTTCTTATAGCTATCATGCCACTGTTCCTGATCTCTATTTTATTTTCACCGCTGAAAAGTCTGTTTGATGGGTGGATAAAATTCTGTATTAGTTTTTGCTTGCAATCGATCATGATATTTACTCTGCTGTCATTGCTGGCTGCAATTATAATGAACACCTTTTATAGGCAATTAGGTTTTACTGTATGCTACAATAAATGGTTTGAGGTAAGGTTGTGTGCTCCAAAATGGGTGTTTGGTGGTTTTTGTATCATTGATAAGCAGTACTTTGGTTGGACTCCAGGGCAAATTTTTGTACCTTACACTATCGGAGAAGCTTCTCCACTTAACATAGATAAAAGCATAGAAGGCATAGAAAAGATAAGCAGAGAAGGTGGTACAATAAAGTTTACTGGAGGCGCTGGATATATCCCTCTTCCACCGGATTACATTGAAAAAGGTTTTCGTTATATAGATTACCCTTTCTTTAATCCAATTCCTGGCACTAAAAATAATCCAGCAGACCATTATATAGCAGAGAGTGATATGGTAGTAGATAATAGCTGTAGTGCGAAAGATTTAGTGCGTTTAACAAATAGTTTATCCCATGTGTCAGAAAAGGCTGATATCCTATTGTTAATCAACAATATAGACAAAAAGATGGGTAGTATGGATAGTGAAATAACAAAGCACTACTGTCAATCTACACAAGATGGAACCGAATGCAACAATTATCGAAAGACGATAAATGATTATAGAAAAGGTATCATAGGACCAGATCTGAAAAGAGAGATAAAGTCTTTAGTGCAGAAAGTATTAGAACGACGGGGCTGTAGAGTACTGAAACTTCATGATTTATATAAGGATCCCAATAGTGACTACTGCCAGAAATGTAAAGATTGTGAGAATTGCAAAAATTATCAAGATAATAGCGATTACCAAAGGGTGCACGACATACAGAGAGGTTATTTAATCAATGCAGGGGAAATCTTTGTATTATTCTTGCTTTCATTTTTAATGTTCTCCCTGCGCGAGCTCGTACAACAAATGGGCTCAAGTATTGCAGGTGGTGGATACAGCGTTTACAGCATATCTAGCATGTATCATGCATCACCTTTAGCTGGTGTAGCAGAAGGATTAAAGCAGAAGTGGCAAGATTTTGCTGGTGGAAAACTAGAGTCTGCTGGCAGTTGGGCTACTCATTTACCAGACAGGTTAGCTGGAGGTGCAGCTAATCTAGTGGGCAGGATACCAGGAGTGGGAGGTGTGCTGAAACATGCTATTAATGTGCCACGTAAATTTGTAAGTGCCACTATTGAAGCAACAAAATTTCTAACTTCGCCTAAAAATGATGTTGATAAGCTTGAAGAAAAAATTTACAGGGCATTTGGAGTTGATAAAGAAGATATTGCACATAGAAGGATTAACAGATATTTGGAATATTATAAAGGATACGTGGGATCACACTTGGGCTATACGATAGAAGATGCTATGAAGTTTACTTGGAAGCATGGCCTTGATTCCGTAGGGAAGCATGGCTATGATCATAACCTACTCTATAGGGCGAAAGAATATAGGCGGGAATTCCTTGAAAGACTTCATGATTATACCATTGGGCGTAAGAGAGAACCAGAGAGATATAAGGATGAGGGTAGTAACAATCAATCAAGTGTGCCAGATCCAAAACAAGGCGAGAGCCAACCAAATGAATCAATAAAAAGAGGTGTACCGAATGAGCCAAGAAAAAGAAGAGGAGATGAGGGCAAGAATGAAGAATGATAAAAAAAATTTCGAAGGTCTTGGTTACTATAAATTGCAACAAGACGATAATGGCAATATAAAGTTAAATGACTATGATGACATCTTGAATGCGCGCAGAGCAAGAGTGGATCTATTATTAGATAATACATTGCCAGATAACGACATCGACTTCGTTAAATTGAATAAAGCTTTGAGTGAGAAATTTATAGATAATCATGAGTTGTTATCCGAATTTGATAAGGAAGATAAAGAAATTGCGCAAGAAGAACTTAAGGTGTTTAGTATTTTAGAAAGCCTTGAAGACCTCGAAAACGTGAAAAGTGAAGATTTATTAGAGGTTAGCTTATTACTATCGGATCTTAGCTTTATAGAGAGAAATGTTGTACTGAATACCGATCAGAATTCTGATCTCGCAAAGTTTAAAAGTCTATTTATTGAAAAAAAATCATCTGGTAAAGAATATAGTGATGAAGAATGTAAAGATTTCCTTGATGATATAGATAGAATCAATACTATAATTAAGTTAGAGTTAGAAAGCAGAATTGAAAGGATGAATCACGATGAAAAAAATGATTATGGTGATTTACAAGATGAGATTGGTCAAGAAATGAATGCAGCAGATAAATCAAAGAAAAACAATTAATTTTCTCGCAAGCGATTCTGATAACTTTTCCCTATTAAACTGCTAAAGCCATATTGACATTGATCATATAATATTAAACAATTAGTTACTTTGGAGGTTATTTAGTATGCTGCGTATTATTGCGGGAAAATATCGCGGAAGAAAAATAGCCACAGGTAAGCATTTAGCTGCACGACCAACTATGAGTGTTGTCCGAGAAGCAATATTTAGTATACTTTCCTCAAGAAAACCTATTTATAACTTGAATGTACTTGATTTATTCTGCGGAAGTGGCTCTTTTTCATTTGAAGCGCTTTCTCGCGGCGCTAAGCATGCATTCATGGTGGATTCAGATTATTACAATTTGCAACTGCCTAAAAAAACAGCAGAAGATTTTGGAATTACGGACAATGTCACGCTAATTTGTTGCAGTGCTAACAAATTGCCACAACCTATTTCAAAATGCGACATAGTTTTTATAGACCCGCCTTACAATAGCAATCTGGTTGAGTCAACTTTAGATGGATTAGCTCACTCAGGCTGGTTAAGTAATGATGCATTGATAATTCTAGAGACTAGAAAAAATGAAGGTTTTGAGTGCAATAAAAACTTCAGTATAATCTTGGAACGTACCTACGGTATAGCAAGAATAATTTTTCTTTCTCTATTAACTTAAACTTGCATATACCTTTCATTGATGGGTTTGAGTTCTATTTCCGTCAATTTTCCAAAGAAACCACTTTTTCTGTACTTCTCTAGATCAAAATTTTTATTAAATTCATAGTCTATTAAATATTCACGTGCTTCTTCAATAAATTTATTTTCTTTTTCTTCATACTTTTTTATACTACCGTTATCTTCATGATAAACTAAATGTTCTTTGTGATCAGCATGAATATTTTTGTTCTTACACTCCGTGTTTCGAGGATCGTGTTCAAGTACTATATTCCATCTAAACCGTTCAGATGTGGATGAATCTGGAAGCTTACCAACGAGTTGTGCTTCCTGTGGAATTACAGTATCACCTTTTCTACCAACAATCAATACAGGACATTTTGTATTCTCTATAATCTCTCGTGAATTAAATTCCAATCCGCAACGACTAAACCAAAAATTCAAGAATTTTGCAGGAAGCCGTCTCATGAAAGAATTCCCTATCCCATGAGGAAAGTTATTAGTTGCATCTTTAAGTGAGCTATAAGAGTTACTATGAATTAGCGTTAAATAAATCCCTTGCTTTTCAACCCTTTTTAAAACTTCTGCTGCAATTCCTCCTCCAAGAGAGTTCGTATCCAAAATTATATCGTTCGGATGCACACCTTTTACAAGTACCATGTTTACCATTGCCATTCCAGCTTGAACCAATTTTTCACCGTTTGTTAGAAATTCATATAGCGCTACAATTTTCTTTCTTTCCAAGAAGAACTCTACAATATCTTCTATATCTTTATTTTCTCCTAACTCTTGATCTTGAGCTTCTGCATCCATTTCCTTATCGTCACCTACAAGTTCTTTTTTATAACGCTTTATCCACTCAGGGCTGACTTCATTTTCCAAAAAGCTTTTGATTCTATGTACAACGAACCTTTTCTTAACAAAGTCAAAAAGCATCCATAGGCAAAATACGATAAGACATATGGTAGCCAAAATTGATAGAACTACTGATGCAAAAGCTAACCCTGTAAGTACCTTTTTTGATTCTGGTATGCCAAGCATAACGATACAATAGAAGCAGTGGACAATATAGCAAAACATAACCATAGTGATACTATTCTCCTATTGAATTTTTTTTCTTCGGCATTTAATTCTTTTTGAAAGAATTCTGGATTAACAATTCTAGAGAAATAGGGATAGTCAAAATAATGCTTAACTAACTTACTTTCTTGCCCATTAGGTGCACCTTTACCAAGTGCATTAACCTTAATACACCCAAGTACTCCAAAAAAGTTTATTATATGTTTCGTATTTTCTTTTGGTTTTATATTACCATTGGTACGATAAATAACTTTCATTTTATTGTTAATAAATATTAAGCTATTTTAACATAAAGATCAAAAAAACCAAGAGAATATAAATATGAATAACCAGTATGATGAAAAGCTTATAAGAAATTTCCTATGATTCCTTTTAAGCGAATTTTGAATTTTTGAAATGTCATGACATTGTTGATACGTTTATCAAGAAACGATAAAGTATCCGCAAAATCTTCTGAATAATCATTGATAAAAAAAAGTATCGTACTTAAGTACACTACAGCTAATATTGCTCTTTTTGTATAGTAGTTAAAATCTGTTGATTGATCATGAATGCCATACCAAATCGCGCTAATAGTTCTGTATAAAAGTTTACTAGAAAAATATGTATTTTTTGGTGATACGGAGAATGATAAAACATTTTTTAAAAGTTCTCTATAATTCGGTAGCTTAGCGTAGTTTGAAAGGCGTATTTGAATAGCTAACTTTACTCGCTCTCGCACTTTCATATCTTCTAAATTGGAATTTCTTAGCTCAGCTTCCATTAAGCTATTTAAGTCCTCTGCTATGTGCTCCAAAGCGCTATATATTCCATTCTGAAATTTGCAAAAGCTATTAGCTAGATTAAGGTCAGTGCACACCTTTAATAGGGTTTCATCGCTTATCCCTTCAAATGGAATAACTCTAATTAGCTTATCTATTATTAACTTTTGTTCCACGCAACATTATACTAAACAGCATGTGTGATTGTACCTGAGATTTTCAAACATTCTACAAAATGCTTCACCACGTTCCTCGAAATTTTTCCATTGATCAAAAGAAGCACACGCGGGGGAAAGTAATATAGTTACTTCTTCTTTGCTATTTAAGGCCTCTTCAAAAGCCAATCTGAATGCATCTTCTAGATTGCAACATTTAACATAATCTACTTTGTTCTCCATAACATTTGCAAAAGCTTCGGTTGATTCTCCAATAAGAAAAGCTTTTCTAATTCTCGTGAAATGCTTGCTTAATGATTCTATTCCACCTTTTTTGCTTCTTCCACCAACGATCCAATTTATGTTTTCATAAGATAAGATCGCCTTTTCGCTCGACTTTGCATTAGTTGCTTTGCTATCGTTCACGAAAAACACATTTCTTATTTTGCCAAGCAGTTCATTCCTATGCCTCAGGCCTGAAAAGGACTTGATTCCATTGATAATAGTGTTGCTATCTACTCCAAGTAGCTTACATACGGCATATGCGGCTGCTATGTTTTCTGCATTGGATATTAGGTTTATTTTCACGTCGCTTACTGATAAGCTATGATTCTCTAGTTTTAACGAGATCTTCTGAATCCCAGTGCCCCTTTTGTCATCCGAGTAGCTGACACTGGGATCCAGATAATTTCGATCTATACCAGTAATCTGTTCACTATAATCAAGCAAATCGTTACCTGCCAATGATATTAGATCTCTTGCACCACCCTCTGTCATCTGAGTAGTTGGCAATGGTTTTTCTTTTCCGGATTCCAGCGTCACGCGCTGGAATGACATCGGGGAATATGTTACCGAGATTGGAATTTTGTTTCCAGTGAATTTGTTGAATATGTCAGCAGTAATCTCATTGTCACATCCTATTACGGCAACCTCACTACCGCTTATCAGTTTTAATTTAGTTGCTATGTAGTTCTCCATACTTCCATGCCTATCTATGTGATCTGGTGTAATATTGAGCAGTGCTGAAATGTCCACGTTAATTTCATTCATCAACTCCAATTGAAAAGAGGAAAATTCAATTACATAAATTTCTGCATCTCTTTCTAGATCCAAAACAGGAACGCCTAAATTTCCACCAATAGCTACTTTTTTCCCTGCAGATTTTAATATGTGCCCTATTAGTGATGTAGTGGTTGATTTACCATTTGTTCCTGTGATGCCTATTACCTTCTGGTTCGTAGTTTTAGCTTCAAGAAATAGCTCAATGTCTGATTTTATTTTGCAATCAAATCTCCTTGCAAGTTTTACTATCCAATGTGGCTCTGTTGGCACTCCAGGGCTTAAAACCAATGCACTGATCTCATGCCAATTGTATTCCTTGGGATGAATAAAATTACATTTTTTATACATCATTTTTGTATTTGCTATTTGCTCTTCATGATCATCCCATGCATATATTCTTGCACCACTCTTTATTAGAGCGTTAATGGCGGATAAACCAGTTTTACCAAGACCAAAAACCGCGACGTTTTGATTTTTGTATTTGTTTAGTTGCACTGCTAGATAACTTATGCGAACCATTTTATAAAGATATCATACAAACTACAACAGACTTCTTGCATAGGTAACAACTGTCATTAAGTAGAAACGAAAAACTTACTTGACAAGCTCCGCCAGCCCCCTTATTGTAGTATTAAGGGTATTTATGACTCAAAACTTGTTTTTGACCTACAGGCTCAATGACAAAATTCAGTAAAAAACTCAGGGTATTTATTGGCGGATTACATAAAATTATAGCGGCTGCATGTCTTTTTTATTTTTTCTACATTCAGCCAAATCGCGCTTAAACTAAGCGTCAGCACATTATTACAGCGCCACTTACAGTAATATAGAGTCAAAACTCGCACCACGGGGCTTCTTTTGCCTTTTTTTTCGTTTGGTAAATTTCTTAAACATTTATAGCTAAACGACAACCGTCATCCCTGTAAAGGTCAAGTATCCCGCTGCGTGTTAGCGGATGAGATACCGCGAATGAATCGCGGTATGACGGTTCGTGATGGTATAACGGTTCGCGGTGGAATGACGGTTTGCGGCGGTATGACGGTTAAGCAATTCGTCATCCCGCTGCTTGTTAGCGGGATCTATGCTAAAGGAGGTACTTGGATAACAAGAAATAGGCACTGGAATTGCAAAGAGTTTGCAAATATTAGTTATTACCTGTAGTATATAGAGAAATTAGTAAGGATTTTAATAGGAATAATATGCCATCTGTTACTTTTGTTTTACCTGATGGGAGTAAGAAAAGCTATGAAGCTGCAGAGGGAGAAACTCTGCTTAATTTAGCCCACAGAAGCGATCCAGATCTGCTTGAAGGTGCATGTGAAGGTTCTCTTGCTTGCTCTACATGCCACGTGATTGTTGATCCAGAATTTTATGATGCTGTAGAAACACATAACCCCATATCTGATGAGGAAAACGATATGTTAGATCTAGCCTTCGGTTTAACAGAGACATCAAGACTTGGATGCCAAATAAAAATCACAAAAGATATCGACGGTTTGTGTGTAACCATACCAAGGGGTACAAGAAATATATCATTGGATAAACAGGGGAATAATTAGCTATGCGTAAGATTTTTATCTATATTATCATCTCTTTACTTTTGTTTATTCCTGTAGCGTATAGTGGTTTTTGGTATTTTTCTGCATGTAAGGTAAAAAATCTTTTAGCTGAAACAATACTATACATTAACGACGAAAAGTTTGATATTTCACATGACTTCAGTGGACTTCCTTTTAACCTAATTTTCCGTGTGACAAACCCAAAATTTTCCAATGAGCAATTAACCATCTCATCTGATGCTTTATTGATAAAAAATAGATTGTTTGATAAATCAGTATATATCTACATACCAAGCAATGAAGTCAATATTGTTGTTCATGGTGATGAGAAAAAGAATATAAAATGCCACACAAACGATAGCAGCCACTTTGTTGTTAGACTAAATGATTTACCATCTTCATTGCGATTCAATAGAAATAGTACCGTAATAGACTATATAGATACACTTCGTTACGAAGATTATGGATTAAAATGTGATGTTTCAGAAAATCAGCAAAGTGTTATAACTGAAGTGAATGATAAAAGTAATTACATTCAATTTCACCTCGATAAAGAACCAAGTGGAAATACTAAACTAGGATTTGATTTTTATACTTATCGGTATAAAAATACTGCAAATCCTGAAAATTACCTTAGTATCGACACTAAATTTGATTACGAATTTGTAAACCACATCTCAGCTTCCAGAGTTAATTTCAACATAGAGAAATTTTTAATTCAAAGTAATAATTTTTCTCTTGCTGCAGATGGTGGAGTGCAAAATTATAATTTGGTTACGTCTTCATTTAAAGACAAAATCAACTTGGCTATATCAAATTATAAAGAATTAATCTCGTTTATGATTGGTGACTCAAAAACTTCAGATGCGTTTGAAAAATTAATTTCTTTCTTATCAGAAAAAACAACTGATGACAGCGTTCAATTTTCAATAAAGTACGATGATGATGTAGGGTCAAGCTTTATTGGAAAGTTATCCATCACTGATTTTATGAACCAACTCAGTAAAATAACCCAATTAACCAAGGATGAGAGCAGTAGTTAGTTTACTTTTCATATTGATATTTCACTCAAGCGTAAACGCTTTTACTCTGGATAATAAACTCAGAGATAAAAGCATGGAAAAACGAGCAACCAGTTTATTTGAAATAATAAGGTGTCCAATATGTTCTGGCGAATCATTGTCTGAATCTGGATCTCAGATCGCGTATGATATGCGAGAAGCAATTCGTAAAAAAATCAATGATGGATACACAGATGAAGAGATAATCTCAGAGTTAAAAAATTCTTACGGCAATTCAATTATAACTACCCCACCTAGCACTTACATCTTGTGGTTTATTCCACTTACAACTCTGCTTATTGGGTGTTTTTTAATACGAAAGTATATCAGTATGTCCAGCATATTTAAACCTTTTATGTAATGTAACCGTTCACACTTAATTCTTTAATCTCACTAATAGAAAGGCCTGTACACTTGACAATAGTGTTGACATCAACATTATTAGCCAGCATTGCTTTTGCGACTTCAATTTTTCCTTTTTCTATACCTTTCTCTTCAGCAAGATCAAGTCTGTATTCAAGAATGGCTTCT
This window encodes:
- a CDS encoding type IV secretion system protein, with protein sequence MQSRLGKCWFRVLLLAAYVLIIGCSKNDMPFPRCISADYFGPKPIAVSAHFSSDHGAFIPEDGEVVDPETGEINYGFHHNQVVKWKDTGLETNGDSLIVRVNGAWTSWSNNNKKESKKGSYTLQSLEQLKYATKFEGKSGDNSLPDFHLVCNDYKPSIQKFSSKPNASCTVNCKCINEDDSANTVSRGAPCWFTNGHGAYLLFRRTSTDKNGKKTIESDPNENLKSMRNPESLTVHLGYNSVAEDGSGLFTLDRNSTRLKDRNCNTVKLEKGWKIYVKILDRYYLDNVGGYSFDFLGGVQQPSNSGFFDYIYHYLKCVLLINKNCEKHFDSNDPAAAQAMFQNIAEKSTSFHNFVLSLLVLFVMISSLLYLFGMIRETKHDMLIRMMKITLVIVLISPGSFRFFYDHFLVLFIKGLEQLISIITNFAPNMNNGSIAQGDEAKLFSFMEDMFNKFFAYSVWKKFAAFLHYQMWASLLMIPAIFIGIVLYLLLCLYAYIIFLSGFMGIAFLIAIMPLFLISILFSPLKSLFDGWIKFCISFCLQSIMIFTLLSLLAAIIMNTFYRQLGFTVCYNKWFEVRLCAPKWVFGGFCIIDKQYFGWTPGQIFVPYTIGEASPLNIDKSIEGIEKISREGGTIKFTGGAGYIPLPPDYIEKGFRYIDYPFFNPIPGTKNNPADHYIAESDMVVDNSCSAKDLVRLTNSLSHVSEKADILLLINNIDKKMGSMDSEITKHYCQSTQDGTECNNYRKTINDYRKGIIGPDLKREIKSLVQKVLERRGCRVLKLHDLYKDPNSDYCQKCKDCENCKNYQDNSDYQRVHDIQRGYLINAGEIFVLFLLSFLMFSLRELVQQMGSSIAGGGYSVYSISSMYHASPLAGVAEGLKQKWQDFAGGKLESAGSWATHLPDRLAGGAANLVGRIPGVGGVLKHAINVPRKFVSATIEATKFLTSPKNDVDKLEEKIYRAFGVDKEDIAHRRINRYLEYYKGYVGSHLGYTIEDAMKFTWKHGLDSVGKHGYDHNLLYRAKEYRREFLERLHDYTIGRKREPERYKDEGSNNQSSVPDPKQGESQPNESIKRGVPNEPRKRRGDEGKNEE
- a CDS encoding Mur ligase family protein, which translates into the protein MVRISYLAVQLNKYKNQNVAVFGLGKTGLSAINALIKSGARIYAWDDHEEQIANTKMMYKKCNFIHPKEYNWHEISALVLSPGVPTEPHWIVKLARRFDCKIKSDIELFLEAKTTNQKVIGITGTNGKSTTTSLIGHILKSAGKKVAIGGNLGVPVLDLERDAEIYVIEFSSFQLELMNEINVDISALLNITPDHIDRHGSMENYIATKLKLISGSEVAVIGCDNEITADIFNKFTGNKIPISVTYSPMSFQRVTLESGKEKPLPTTQMTEGGARDLISLAGNDLLDYSEQITGIDRNYLDPSVSYSDDKRGTGIQKISLKLENHSLSVSDVKINLISNAENIAAAYAVCKLLGVDSNTIINGIKSFSGLRHRNELLGKIRNVFFVNDSKATNAKSSEKAILSYENINWIVGGRSKKGGIESLSKHFTRIRKAFLIGESTEAFANVMENKVDYVKCCNLEDAFRLAFEEALNSKEEVTILLSPACASFDQWKNFEERGEAFCRMFENLRYNHTCCLV
- a CDS encoding COQ9 family protein; amino-acid sequence: MEQKLIIDKLIRVIPFEGISDETLLKVCTDLNLANSFCKFQNGIYSALEHIAEDLNSLMEAELRNSNLEDMKVRERVKLAIQIRLSNYAKLPNYRELLKNVLSFSVSPKNTYFSSKLLYRTISAIWYGIHDQSTDFNYYTKRAILAVVYLSTILFFINDYSEDFADTLSFLDKRINNVMTFQKFKIRLKGIIGNFL
- a CDS encoding ferredoxin family 2Fe-2S iron-sulfur cluster binding protein, with product MPSVTFVLPDGSKKSYEAAEGETLLNLAHRSDPDLLEGACEGSLACSTCHVIVDPEFYDAVETHNPISDEENDMLDLAFGLTETSRLGCQIKITKDIDGLCVTIPRGTRNISLDKQGNN
- a CDS encoding cytochrome c-type biogenesis protein CcmH, producing the protein MRAVVSLLFILIFHSSVNAFTLDNKLRDKSMEKRATSLFEIIRCPICSGESLSESGSQIAYDMREAIRKKINDGYTDEEIISELKNSYGNSIITTPPSTYILWFIPLTTLLIGCFLIRKYISMSSIFKPFM
- the rsmD gene encoding 16S rRNA (guanine(966)-N(2))-methyltransferase RsmD, which encodes MLRIIAGKYRGRKIATGKHLAARPTMSVVREAIFSILSSRKPIYNLNVLDLFCGSGSFSFEALSRGAKHAFMVDSDYYNLQLPKKTAEDFGITDNVTLICCSANKLPQPISKCDIVFIDPPYNSNLVESTLDGLAHSGWLSNDALIILETRKNEGFECNKNFSIILERTYGIARIIFLSLLT